In the Deltaproteobacteria bacterium genome, one interval contains:
- a CDS encoding ABC transporter permease, producing MAALHGLAAESTAQLLTGAWLTVQLTALAMLAGTTLAFPLALMRTSRHGWLRAPAYGYVFFFRGTPLLVQIFLVYYGLAQFEMVRDSPLWPVLGEAYWCAIIAFSLNTAAYTAEIIRGGMLAVPLGEREAARALGFSRWQEIRLIVLPRAVRQALPAYGNEVILMLKGSALASTITLLDLTGVARTLIARTYLAVEFFALAGLIYLLLTLLIVRGVRLLERRWALPGQPLDTVAGTRHGDLLS from the coding sequence ATGGCCGCCCTCCACGGTCTGGCCGCCGAGAGCACTGCGCAGCTCTTGACCGGCGCCTGGCTCACGGTGCAACTCACGGCGCTGGCCATGCTGGCGGGCACCACCCTGGCCTTTCCGCTGGCGCTCATGCGCACGTCACGCCATGGCTGGCTCCGGGCGCCGGCCTACGGCTACGTTTTCTTCTTCCGGGGCACCCCCCTCCTGGTCCAGATATTCCTGGTCTACTACGGCTTGGCGCAGTTCGAGATGGTAAGGGACAGCCCGCTGTGGCCCGTCCTGGGCGAGGCGTACTGGTGCGCGATCATCGCCTTCAGCCTGAACACCGCGGCCTACACAGCCGAGATCATCCGCGGCGGCATGCTGGCAGTGCCCCTCGGCGAGCGGGAGGCGGCGCGGGCCCTCGGATTTTCGCGCTGGCAGGAAATACGCCTTATCGTGCTGCCCAGGGCCGTGCGGCAAGCGCTGCCGGCCTATGGCAACGAGGTGATCCTGATGCTCAAGGGCAGCGCCCTCGCGAGCACCATCACGCTGCTGGACCTCACCGGCGTCGCGCGCACCCTCATCGCACGCACCTACCTGGCGGTGGAATTCTTCGCGCTGGCGGGGCTGATCTACCTTCTCCTGACCCTCTTGATCGTGCGCGGCGTGCGCCTGCTGGAGCGGCGCTGGGCGCTGCCGGGCCAGCCCCTCGACACCGTGGCGGGCACACGCCATGGAGACCTGCTCTCCTGA